From Quercus lobata isolate SW786 chromosome 11, ValleyOak3.0 Primary Assembly, whole genome shotgun sequence:
gtgagTTGCAGGTTCTATAAGCTAGAAAGAATGCTTGGGTCCATgactaaatattatttactcTTGCCTAAAGAGAACAAACAGAAAACTATACAACCCAAAATAGAAAGATTTGGGATGGAACAGCTCGTATTCAAAAACGAGAGGAAGAAAGACTCCTACTAGGGAGAGAGAAAACGTTTCTTCTTCAGTTCTCACTTAAGCTCTCACATCAAATGTTcttaatgctaaaatttttagcattgaTGAACAATATGATGTTCCTAAGATcaataattgataaataaataatattcaaatgTCAATTCATGAATGTTTTTAAGATGGCGGAGTTGAGACGATATATGCCGTCAACAAAATTTTCGGTGCACTAGACTAAGAACATTATGCATGCCGCCCTTGAGATACAACAATCCAGCCACCTTGCGAATTATCTTAAGCCTACATAGCTTGTAGAATTAGAagctcttaaaataatactttCCTTACtccaaaatataatatataggaggataaattattttcaagaaagtaaaattttgattttgcaaaAATGTAGGGAGTTTTCTTTTTACAAGAAAACAGTGTTCTCCTCTTCCACTTTTGTAAGCCAACACTCTCAATCTTCTCTACCATTTTTATCACACAAATTTTAGCATcactcatttttttctttttctcacccagtttcttctttttatcaCCATCTCtgtcaccattttttttctccctctatCTCCCTCACCCTAGgaacaaataataaagaaaaaataataataaaaaagagtataaaaaaatatttaaataaaatggtaaaagaataaaacaaaagggtgtgttataaaataatgtattaaaatagaaaaaagtattttttttatacatggaaatgattttatatatatatatagaactcCTAGGCTGAAtagcctttctttcttttctcctccAATGAAGGCTGAATTTCTCTAAGCTTGCAAGACAAGGGGTGGGCTGGACCACGTGTGGTCTGGATTGAAGTCAGTTGTAATAACATGCAGGGTAATGTTAAGGACACATAAAAATGTATGATTTTGTGCTATAACTTGGCACGTGGTAAGTTGTGAATGGTGGAAGTATGTTTTTATATGGCCCACTATCACACATTTATCAATCAAAACTTGCCACATGACAAGTTGTGGCACCAaaattatgtgtttttatgtGTCCATAGCATTACTTTACCATAAAATTAACCATATGAGTATGGGAAAGAGAAATGTAAAGTTTAAAAGggaaatgataaaaattaaGGGCTGACAGCTCTCACCCTCCTCCCCCATTACACCACTGGCTTTACATCCTATATTGCGTTTTCTTCAAAGCACCTAATGGCTTGGAGAAATCTAGAGATAGTCATTGAGCATGCTAAGGAACTAGAGAGTGTACATTTGTTTCAAAGCCTGAAGCCTTACCCGGTCGTTTGCATTTGCGATGACGAAGGTAATTCCTACTATgaatcagagaaaaaaaaacctgtTGACCTCACCGGTCGTTCAAACCCTGAGTGGGGAGCCCTCTTTGATTTCGACATAAACATTGTTGAGGCCCAGCGGAGGCGGCTTTATTTGATTGTTAGGCTCGAATCTCACCGCAATGTTGCCTGTCTTAGCAGCAAATTTATTGGTGAAGTTCGTGTTGGCCTTGAAGAACTGCTTAATGATTTTGGAGATGCTGATGACAAGAAATTAGTCACACGAAGTGTTCTAAACAAGAAGAGGCAGGCCCAAGGGAGACTAACTTTTTCGTACAAGTTCGGAAGAACTCTCGATCGTCCACCTACAGCTCTTCCTCAACCTGATAATGGAAATCCGGTGGCCCAGATTCCGCAAAGGCGTAACAGCAACGGTCACCCAATTGTTAGGGGAGTTGTAGGGGGAGTGACGAGTGGGTTGGTCACTGCTCTGGCAGAAATTATTTCGAATGAAGCCTTAGATGGCTAGAAAGTCTTCAGGCTAAGTTTGTGAGTACCTTAATGGCTTGTTTGTAAGTACCCTAGATTTTCTTTTCTGCTGTGATGGTTTCTGCTGTTTTAGTGTTTGTAgctgtttttggttctttgtaCGAACTATCAATGAAGTTGCATTAGGATACTTGAGTTTTGGTTTCAAATTAAGAATTAGAAATAccttagatttcaaatctattcCTTATTTGGATGCGtttaatttatacaattatacctatgagagagagagagagagagtggggGGACAGATGCTATGGAAGCTTCTCTGATACTAAAGGTGGAAGAGAACATTTCTGTAAAAGGGAAACCCATTTATGAAAGACTCAGTCTCACTACATGAAATTCATAACAAATCAAACAggtttttgatttggtttggtTCATTTTTGAGATCTAAGATTTCAAAGCAGAGCCCTAGTCCTAAAAGAAGAGTATTGCATGCCTGGGAACTAGACAACGAGGACGTCAGGGAGAGGATGTTGACGGCGGTGCGACGGAGCTGGAGAGGTTGTGaggggaggaggaggaggaggagcgGAGGCTGAGCTTTGAGAGTGAAGGTTggctgtttttatttattttttattttttttatttttttttcaacccacTCCATGAGGATCTTCAAAATCTCTAAAAGACTAAAACCATATGTGATGAAATTAAACTCTGTTTTGGCTAAGTATTGGGAATGCCCCTTCGCACGAAATGTTTAGGCGTTGATACGTGATAAACTGCAAAACAGTAGCATAGTGGCTCCAAGCTTCTACCTCCTGGCCTGGCATATGCTTGACCGTCTCACTGGCTAAGAACTCGAGACTTGGGTCATGACTGCCTGGTCTTTGTGGAATGCTCGAAACCGGTTCCATTTTGAACAGCGTCAGAGGACCCACCCCACGGTGATACTTCGAGGGGCAATATCCTTGCTAGATGAATGTCAGAATATATGCACTCGCCCCTCACTTATCAGCTATACCTTAcacattttccttcttttgtttcGTTGTTAGCACTGTATTTGACTGTTTTTCCTGAAAACCTCTGGTTCAGTGACTATATATGTAATTCTCTTCACAGATTAATATACTTCTACCAtatttcagtaaaaaaaaaaaaaaaaaaacaaaacaaaaaacccaaatacaTGTAAAAGTCTATATATTTTCCAAGTTTTGCAATTACTATGGGGAATTAAGTGGTGTAGGAGTAAAATGATATTGGACATAGGCATCACTCAACTAGAGTGAATAAGTGGTGCTGGCTAGCTATTGTTGATATATTGATCATTAAGCTAACTCATATGCTGAAGTTCTAACAAAATCGGAAAACACCCAgtagtttttattattagataGTCCCCTAATTGTATTATTAATTCACTATTAGAGCACTATTATTAATTAGTTGTGCCATGCCAAATGTCATTTTAACATACCAAaacctactttatttattttactacacCACTTTATAATACATCTTACATCAcatctttttatttgaaaatttcatgacattaaaataataaaaccatcccatcaaaaatttattttactgtATCTCTCTCtagtaaaaatttatttcacAACCCAAATCCACCCATAACCACCGTAACTTGCTTGTTTGGACTTGGAAGCCAACCGAGAATGATTTAAGTTTGAATAGCAGCCATGCaggataaataaaataataggaaTTAAAGCGTCTTTGGTAGAGGAGGATGGCAAATAGGAGAAGGAAAATAGAAGagtgttattttcttttatttggtaAGGGCAAAATTAAGGTGGAAGAAAAATGGGCCCCAGGAGTTTATCTCTTTGGGCCTAAcaatctttttctctctccaaattagagaaaaaaatatggagagaaaacttaaggaaatgaaatgtcaaaattaCTCCCACATTTTGATCATTTTACTTTCAATGAATgaagatctttttatttttccatcttCTCTACtagatatataataatagaaaatacaaattaatattttttattctcttaatatttttcattctctcaaccaaacaaagtaAGGTTGTGAATAGGTTTAGCTGAGTCAagtattgaaatttaaaagttattcatttattttattttgaacacaagctcatttttaattttatttaataagttcGAGCTTATTTACGAACTACTTAattaaccttttatttttattttttcatctacaaacaccacaattaaaaattgTTAACCATTCTCAAATCCATACTAATagttaataactaaattattgttgaaataatattatttgacTTTAATACagaaaacgttttttttttaatgatcacTACTAAACATGAATGAACATTGCGAGGGTTTCTCAATTTATACTAATTGACATTGTCAAAGTGAAAAATACCAACAATAATACAAAGCAAATGCATATGACTGCATTCAAGAAATGTTGAGCTTCCCACAATCATAATCAGCCCTCTTCAATAGCAACGACGACAGGAATGCAGCCAATAATTTGTCTCTTAAGAAGGTGGTTAATTTCCCATCACCCTGCTGGAAAAAACCAACCACATAAGCTGTACTTATGAGGACAATGCTTCTCCATCTCCTCTCTTTGGCATAGTTCTTCAACCCCATCTCAA
This genomic window contains:
- the LOC115968075 gene encoding uncharacterized protein LOC115968075, producing the protein MAWRNLEIVIEHAKELESVHLFQSLKPYPVVCICDDEGNSYYESEKKKPVDLTGRSNPEWGALFDFDINIVEAQRRRLYLIVRLESHRNVACLSSKFIGEVRVGLEELLNDFGDADDKKLVTRSVLNKKRQAQGRLTFSYKFGRTLDRPPTALPQPDNGNPVAQIPQRRNSNGHPIVRGVVGGVTSGLVTALAEIISNEALDG